One window of Pogoniulus pusillus isolate bPogPus1 chromosome 9, bPogPus1.pri, whole genome shotgun sequence genomic DNA carries:
- the UBE2K gene encoding ubiquitin-conjugating enzyme E2 K, with protein MANIAVQRIKREFKEVLKSEETSKNQIKVDLVDENFTELRGEIAGPPDTPYEGGRYQLEIKIPETYPFNPPKVRFITKIWHPNISSVTGAICLDILKDQWAAAMTLRTVLLSLQALLAAAEPDDPQDAVVANQYKQNPEMFKQTARLWAHVYAGAPVSSPEYTKKIENLCAMGFDRNAVIVALSSKSWDVETATELLLSN; from the exons ACGAGCAAAAATCAAATTAAAGTAGATCTTGTAGATGAGAATTTTACAGAATTAAGAGGAGAAATTGCAGGACCTCCGGACACACCGTATGAAG GTGGAAGATATCAACTAGAGATAAAAATTCCAGAAACATATCCATTCAACCCTCCTAAG GTGCGGTTTATCACCAAAATATGGCATCCTAATATTAGCTCAGTTACTGGGGCCATTTGTTTGGATATTCTGAAGGATCAATG GGCAGCAGCAATGACTCTAAGAACGGTGTTGTTATCGCTGCAAGCGTTGTTGGCAGCTGCAGAACCAGATGATCCACAGGATGCAGTAGTGGCAAACCAG TACAAACAAAATCCAGAAATGTTTAAACAGACAGCTCGGCTTTGGGCACATGTGTATGCTGGAGCACCAGTTTCTAGTCCAGAATACACCAAAAAAATAGAAAACCTTTGTGCTATGGGCTTTGATAGG AATGCAGTAATAGTGGCCTTGTCTTCAAAATCTTGGGATGTAGAGACTGCAACAGAATTACTCCTGAGTAACTGA